In Humulus lupulus chromosome 6, drHumLupu1.1, whole genome shotgun sequence, a single genomic region encodes these proteins:
- the LOC133786175 gene encoding wall-associated receptor kinase-like 6, which produces MTKDISVKKELKYVLNISLHDDDNDNRPSEWVQVRSPISFFNCANKTSKKSAILTGTPFSYSSSNEFIAVSCGAFAKYETRTGNRVVQDGCSSSNSTCSSSSSSSNSIDFSNCDDGVKCCRTSFSMGSGGSYKISMDNDSSTTLATNRDNEYCKYAFLIDPYEIDKYKTSHDPYYVPALLSWSLNVTYFDIFKTHVLPTTSRSSSFDCEGYDVITLNSSLNWIYRCRCSNGFRGSAYIQDGCQGNPQSTTNIIYVLGCFC; this is translated from the exons ATGACTAAAGATATCTCAGTGAAAAAAGAGTTAAAATAT GTACTTAACATTTCGTTACATGATGACGACAACGACAATAGACCATCCGAATGGGTTCAGGTGAGAAGCCCCATCAGTTTCTTCAACTGTGCAAATAAGACAAGCAAAAAATCAGCAATTTTAACAGGAACCCCATTTTCCTATTCATCTTCCAATGAATTCATCGCAGTAAGTTGTGGTGCTTTTGCCAAGTACGAAACAAGGACAGGTAACAGGGTCGTCCAGGATGGGTGCAGTAGCAGCAACTCCACATGctcgtcatcatcatcatcatccaaTAGTATTGATTTTAGTAATTGCGACGATGGCGTTAAATGTTGTCGTACTTCTTTCTCTATGGGTAGTGGTGGCAGCTACAAAATCTCCATGGATAATGATTCTAGTACGACTCTTGCAACAAATCGTGATAATGAATATTGCAAATATGCATTCCTGATTGATCCTTATGAAATTGATAAATACAAAACATCCCATGATCCTTATTATGTTCCCGCCCTCCTAAGTTGGTCCCTTAATGTTACGTATTTTGACATATTTAAAACACATGTTTTGCCAACCACATCTAGATCTAGTAGCTTCGACTGCGAAGGCTATGATGTTATTACTTTAAATTCCTCTCTAAATTGGATATACCGCTGTCGCTGTAGTAATGGATTTCGAGGGAGTGCATACATTCAGGACGGGTGTCAAGGTAATCCTCAATCCACCACTAATATTATATATGTTCTTGGATGTTTTTGTTAG
- the LOC133783533 gene encoding wall-associated receptor kinase-like 1 encodes MKRKEIKQKKTFFKRNGGLLLEQQIHSSENKVEQTKLFDAKELEKATNNFSIDRVLGQGGQGTVYKGMLEDGKIVAIKKSKIIDEAKLSEFINEVVILTQINHRNVVKLLGCCLETDVPLLVYEFVPNGTLSEYIHDKNVEFPFTWSMRLRIATEVAGALSYLHSAASFPIYHRYVKSTNILLDEKLRAKVADFGTSRTISLEQTHLTTVVYGTFGYLDPEYFQTSQFTDKSDVYSFGVILVELLTGQKAISAARSEEGRSLATYFIMTMEENSSILFDILDGQIVKDAPKEEILIVANLAQKCLHLNGRNRPTMKEVAMELERIQVIDNKDAKGSQHDYEELAYAQPEVIDYSWNASSSTTFDNNASSSSLHQELPLL; translated from the coding sequence atgaaaagaaaagaaattaaacagAAGAAAACATTTTTCAAACGAAATGGTGGCCTTTTGTTGGAACAGCAAATACACTCGAGTGAAAACAAAGTCGAGCAAACCAAGTTGTTCGATGCAAAAGAGTTAGAGAAGGCAACAAATAATTTTAGTATAGACAGAGTTCTTGGACAAGGAGGTCAAGGTACTGTGTACAAAGGAATGTTGGAAGATGGAAAGATTGTTGCGATAAAGAAGTCTAAAATAATTGATGAAGCCAAACTCTCTGAATTCATTAATGAGGTTGTTATTCTTACGCAAATCAATCATAGAAATGTTGTCAAGCTATTGGGATGTTGTTTGGAGACAGATGTTCCACTTCTAGTTTATGAATTTGTTCCAAACGGAACGCTTTCTGAGTATATTCATGACAAAAATGTAGAGTTTCCTTTTACATGGAGTATGCGATTACGAATTGCAACTGAGGTTGCGGGAGCTCTCTCATACTTACACTCAGCAGCTTCTTTTCCAATTTATCATCGATATGttaagtctacaaacatactccTTGATGAAAAATTGAGAGCTAAAGTTGCAGACTTTGGTACATCAAGAACTATTTCCTTAGAGCAAACACACTTGACCACTGTAGTTTATGGCACATTTGGTTATCTAGATCCAGAATATTTTCAAACAAGCCAATTTACAGATAAGAGTGATGTTTATAGTTTTGGAGTGATTCTTGTTGAGCTCTTGACTGGACAAAAAGCAATATCTGCAGCAAGATCAGAGGAAGGAAGAAGTTTGGCAACATATTTCATAATGACAATGGAGGAAAATAGCAGTATTCTGTTCGATATTCTTGATGGTCAAATTGTCAAAGATGCGCCAAAAGAAGAGATCTTAATTGTTGCTAATCTTGCACAAAAATGCTTACACTTGAACGGAAGGAATAGACCTACCATGAAAGAAGTAGCAATGGAGCTAGAGAGGATACAAGTCATTGATAATAAAGATGCAAAGGGTAGTCAACATGATTATGAAGAGCTAGCATATGCACAACCTGAAGTTATAGACTACTCTTGGAATGCTTCCTCGTCAACAacttttgataataatgcatctAGTTCTTCGTTGCATCAAGAATTACCATTATTATAA